A region from the Brassica napus cultivar Da-Ae chromosome C8, Da-Ae, whole genome shotgun sequence genome encodes:
- the BNAC08G03160D gene encoding uncharacterized protein BNAC08G03160D, whose protein sequence is MGDVRRIVVVVEDKEAARTALQWALHNLFRQGDIIVLLHVISPPPRKKKSTAARLLRRHGYHLALSFREICDAFFNTNTEIIVREGDEDGRTIAEVVKELGASMILVGLHQNSFLYRWAMSGIDVTRNLGCKVIAIKQPSSEESPPGKLKGRMTSHTTATSDSLTNFDFSQIEISGLQVPEIRTPKVPYRLCPSPRAILWRTRPRRSKARYAVVS, encoded by the exons ATGGGAGACGTACGGAGGATCGTGGTGGTtgtagaagataaagaagcgGCGAGGACGGCGTTGCAATGGGCACTCCATAACCTCTTCCGTCAAGGTGACATCATAGTCCTCCTCCACGTAATCTCTCCTCCGCCGCGCAAGAAGAAATCGACAGCGGCGCGTCTCCTCCGACGCCACGGATACCATCTCGCCCTCTCTTTCCGTGAAATCTGCGACGCTTTCTTCAAC ACGAATACGGAGATAATAGTGAGAGAAGGCGACGAAGATGGAAGAACCATCGCTGAAGTGGTGAAAGAGCTTGGTGCATCGATGATTCTCGTTGGTCTCCATCAAAACAGCTTTCTTTACAG ATGGGCAATGAGTGGGATTGATGTAACTAGAAACTTGGGCTGCAAAGTGATTGCTATAAAGCAGCCTTCGTCGGAAGAGTCGCCGCCGGGAAAATTGAAGGGACGCATGACCTCACATACGACGGCGACATCAGATAGTTTAACTAACTTTGACTTTTCCCAAATCGAAATTTCTGGATTACA GGTTCCTGAGATTCGGACACCTAAAGTGCCATACAGATTATGTCCGAGTCCTCGTGCGATACTTTGGAGAACAAGACCACGGAGATCTAAAGCTCGATACGCTGTAGTTTCATAG
- the LOC106423775 gene encoding uncharacterized protein LOC106423775 isoform X2 — MAQDSEKRFHQIMDKLFTPSKSPLPSSSSSTSSPVEQQSRGKKRPNPSSALALVEPKTALATIDRSLKAPATGTSQSGLCRPWDRGDLMRRLATFKSMTWFAKPQVISALNCARRGWVNADTDTISCESCGAHLYFSAPASWSKQQVEKAASVFSLKLDNGHKLLCPWIENSCEETLSEFPSMTPQDLVERHEERSEALLQLLALPVISPSAIDYMKTSDLEEYLRRHIASGDTTAECSQTESFINHVGASPAQLFYQAQKLISLCGWEPRALPYIVDCKDKSGEASKGTDTIDLLPETATRELLSSSSSTSNPNGVSENSENPVVPDTLNSDPSSVVLDCKLCGACVGLWVFSTVPRPLELCRVTGDTEVNTEKNSRDGTLQRQTSSLQFTIAGGPPATKQNFKATISLPIVGRNLRSRFASYSRDRDHGTDNSIQDQQCRTPERNGGGMENSDQDMIDVGEKADGGRNASDLDSNTTPQTKDKQLMVVTSSLPENYKPKDSTGGKSNKQMEFDPINQHRHFCPWIWSTGRRGPGWRRTLSALQRQKGSCQTPPSPSSIFKVDDPLTSVRNLFKSPSPKKARLNRGSSS, encoded by the exons ATGGCACAAGACTCGGAGAAGAGGTTCCACCAGATCATGGACAAGCTCTTCACCCCATCGAAATCTCCGCttccttcctcctcctcctccactaG CTCACCTGTAGAGCAGCAATCAAGAGGCAAGAAGCGTCCGAATCCTTCATCTGCGTTAGCACTTGTTGAGCCAAAGACTGCATTAGCTACCATTGATAGGTCTTTGAAGGCTCCGGCCACCGGGACATCACAGTCTGGTCTTTGCAGGCCGTGGGATAGAGGAGACCTTATGAGGAGGCTTGCTACTTTCAAGTCCATGACTTGGTTTGCCAAACCCCAG GTTATTAGTGCTTTGAATTGCGCGAGGAGAGGGTGGGTGAATGCTGACACTGATACTATCTCTTGTGAATCTTGTGGAGCTCATCTTTACTTTTCAGCACCGGCTTCTTGGTCAAAGCAACAAG TGGAGAAAGCAGCCTCTGTCTTCAGCTTAAAGTTGGATAATGGACACAAACTACTTTGTCCGTGGATTGAGAATTCATGCGAAGAAACACTTTCGGAGTTTCCTTCAATGACGCCGCAGGATTTAGTAGAACGGCATGAAGAACGGTCTGAAGCTTTACTTCAGCTTTTAGCTCTGCCTGTTATCTCACCATCAGCCATTGACTACATGAAGACCTCTGACCTGGAGGAATATCTTAGACGACATATTGCATCTGGCGACACAACAGCCGAATGTTCTCAAACGGAATCCTTTATCAATCATGTTGGAGCGAGTCCGGCTCAACTTTTCTACCAG GCACAAAAGCTTATCAGTTTATGTGGATGGGAACCGAGGGCACTTCCCTATATTGTGGACTGCAAAGATAAATCTGGCGAGGCCTCTAAGGGTACAGATACTATTGATTTGCTTCCAGAAACTGCTACCCGTGAGCTTCTAAGCTCCTCCAGTTCAACTTCGAATCCAAATGGAGTATCAGAGAATAGTGAAAACCCAGTGGTTCCCGACACACTAAACTCTGATCCCAGTTCTGTTGTACTAGACTGTAAGCTCTGTGGAGCCTGTGTTGGGCTCTGGGTTTTCTCAACTGTTCCGAGACCACTGGAATTGTGTAGAGTCACCGGTGACACAGAAGTTAACACCGAGAAAAACTCCAGGGATGGTACTCTTCAAAGACAAACTTCAAGCTTACAGTTTACCATAGCAGGAGGACCCCCAGCAACGAAGCAAAACTTCAAAGCGACCATATCGCTGCCTATTGTCGGCAGGAACTTGAGGTCGAGGTTTGCTTCTTACTCTAGAGATCGTGATCACGGGACTGACAATTCTATTCAGGATCAGCAGTGTAGGACACCAGAGAGAAATGGAGGTGGTATGGAAAATAGCGATCAAGACATGATTGATGTGGGGGAGAAGGCTGATGGAGGAAGAAACGCATCTGATTTAGATAGTAATACTACACCACAAACCAAAGACAAACAACTGATGGTGGTAACATCAAGTCTTCCTGAAAACTATAAACCAAAGGATTCAACTGGAG GTAAATCAAACAAACAGATGGAGTTTGATCCGATCAATCAGCATAGGCATTTCTGTCCTTGGATCTGGTCGACTGGTAGAAGAGGCCCTGGATGGAGACGGACTCTGTCCGCATTACAACGCCAGAAGGGATCTTGTCAGACTCCACCGTCACCCTCTTCCATTTTCAAg GTAGATGATCCGTTAACATCTGTTCGGAACCTATTTAAGTCGCCATCCCCGAAAAAAGCAAGACTGAACAGAGGATCTTCAAGCTGA
- the LOC106423775 gene encoding uncharacterized protein LOC106423775 isoform X1 produces the protein MAQDSEKRFHQIMDKLFTPSKSPLPSSSSSTSSPVEQQSRGKKRPNPSSALALVEPKTALATIDRSLKAPATGTSQSGLCRPWDRGDLMRRLATFKSMTWFAKPQVISALNCARRGWVNADTDTISCESCGAHLYFSAPASWSKQQVEKAASVFSLKLDNGHKLLCPWIENSCEETLSEFPSMTPQDLVERHEERSEALLQLLALPVISPSAIDYMKTSDLEEYLRRHIASGDTTAECSQTESFINHVGASPAQLFYQAQKLISLCGWEPRALPYIVDCKDKSGEASKGTDTIDLLPETATRELLSSSSSTSNPNGVSENSENPVVPDTLNSDPSSVVLDCKLCGACVGLWVFSTVPRPLELCRVTGDTEVNTEKNSRDGTLQRQTSSLQFTIAGGPPATKQNFKATISLPIVGRNLRSRFASYSRDRDHGTDNSIQDQQCRTPERNGGGMENSDQDMIDVGEKADGGRNASDLDSNTTPQTKDKQLMVVTSSLPENYKPKDSTGDTGKSNKQMEFDPINQHRHFCPWIWSTGRRGPGWRRTLSALQRQKGSCQTPPSPSSIFKVDDPLTSVRNLFKSPSPKKARLNRGSSS, from the exons ATGGCACAAGACTCGGAGAAGAGGTTCCACCAGATCATGGACAAGCTCTTCACCCCATCGAAATCTCCGCttccttcctcctcctcctccactaG CTCACCTGTAGAGCAGCAATCAAGAGGCAAGAAGCGTCCGAATCCTTCATCTGCGTTAGCACTTGTTGAGCCAAAGACTGCATTAGCTACCATTGATAGGTCTTTGAAGGCTCCGGCCACCGGGACATCACAGTCTGGTCTTTGCAGGCCGTGGGATAGAGGAGACCTTATGAGGAGGCTTGCTACTTTCAAGTCCATGACTTGGTTTGCCAAACCCCAG GTTATTAGTGCTTTGAATTGCGCGAGGAGAGGGTGGGTGAATGCTGACACTGATACTATCTCTTGTGAATCTTGTGGAGCTCATCTTTACTTTTCAGCACCGGCTTCTTGGTCAAAGCAACAAG TGGAGAAAGCAGCCTCTGTCTTCAGCTTAAAGTTGGATAATGGACACAAACTACTTTGTCCGTGGATTGAGAATTCATGCGAAGAAACACTTTCGGAGTTTCCTTCAATGACGCCGCAGGATTTAGTAGAACGGCATGAAGAACGGTCTGAAGCTTTACTTCAGCTTTTAGCTCTGCCTGTTATCTCACCATCAGCCATTGACTACATGAAGACCTCTGACCTGGAGGAATATCTTAGACGACATATTGCATCTGGCGACACAACAGCCGAATGTTCTCAAACGGAATCCTTTATCAATCATGTTGGAGCGAGTCCGGCTCAACTTTTCTACCAG GCACAAAAGCTTATCAGTTTATGTGGATGGGAACCGAGGGCACTTCCCTATATTGTGGACTGCAAAGATAAATCTGGCGAGGCCTCTAAGGGTACAGATACTATTGATTTGCTTCCAGAAACTGCTACCCGTGAGCTTCTAAGCTCCTCCAGTTCAACTTCGAATCCAAATGGAGTATCAGAGAATAGTGAAAACCCAGTGGTTCCCGACACACTAAACTCTGATCCCAGTTCTGTTGTACTAGACTGTAAGCTCTGTGGAGCCTGTGTTGGGCTCTGGGTTTTCTCAACTGTTCCGAGACCACTGGAATTGTGTAGAGTCACCGGTGACACAGAAGTTAACACCGAGAAAAACTCCAGGGATGGTACTCTTCAAAGACAAACTTCAAGCTTACAGTTTACCATAGCAGGAGGACCCCCAGCAACGAAGCAAAACTTCAAAGCGACCATATCGCTGCCTATTGTCGGCAGGAACTTGAGGTCGAGGTTTGCTTCTTACTCTAGAGATCGTGATCACGGGACTGACAATTCTATTCAGGATCAGCAGTGTAGGACACCAGAGAGAAATGGAGGTGGTATGGAAAATAGCGATCAAGACATGATTGATGTGGGGGAGAAGGCTGATGGAGGAAGAAACGCATCTGATTTAGATAGTAATACTACACCACAAACCAAAGACAAACAACTGATGGTGGTAACATCAAGTCTTCCTGAAAACTATAAACCAAAGGATTCAACTGGAG ATACAGGTAAATCAAACAAACAGATGGAGTTTGATCCGATCAATCAGCATAGGCATTTCTGTCCTTGGATCTGGTCGACTGGTAGAAGAGGCCCTGGATGGAGACGGACTCTGTCCGCATTACAACGCCAGAAGGGATCTTGTCAGACTCCACCGTCACCCTCTTCCATTTTCAAg GTAGATGATCCGTTAACATCTGTTCGGAACCTATTTAAGTCGCCATCCCCGAAAAAAGCAAGACTGAACAGAGGATCTTCAAGCTGA